One segment of Desulfosudis oleivorans Hxd3 DNA contains the following:
- a CDS encoding acyltransferase → MSGSVFGVVRGSLSMLCYVVNTVFWCIPLYTIALVKLIVPVAWFRRICNRLLIAVSFSWIFCNNINQKIFSRTPIIATGLEGLDQKGWYLVVSNHQSWVDILVLQRVFYHRIPFLKFFLKKELIWVPVMGFAWWALDFPFMKRYSGAFLKKYPHLKGKDIEITKKACEKFSTMPVSVMNFLEGTRFTTGKHARQQSPYAHLLRPKAGGIAFVLASMGGSLKSIVNVTIAYPPGPKSFWDFVCGRISRIRVHVETIPITANLIGDYFEDEAFRNRFQVWVNDLWEAKEKQIQQLHGEYPLN, encoded by the coding sequence ATGTCAGGCTCTGTTTTCGGCGTGGTGCGCGGATCGCTCTCCATGCTCTGTTATGTGGTTAATACCGTGTTCTGGTGTATTCCCCTCTACACCATTGCCCTTGTGAAATTGATTGTGCCGGTTGCCTGGTTCCGCCGGATCTGCAACCGTCTGCTGATAGCCGTCTCCTTTTCATGGATTTTCTGCAACAACATAAACCAGAAAATTTTCAGCCGGACCCCGATCATCGCGACGGGCCTGGAAGGCCTCGACCAGAAGGGGTGGTACCTGGTGGTGAGCAATCACCAGAGCTGGGTGGATATTTTGGTGCTGCAGCGGGTCTTTTATCACAGAATTCCGTTTCTCAAGTTTTTTTTGAAAAAAGAGCTGATCTGGGTGCCTGTCATGGGGTTTGCCTGGTGGGCCCTGGATTTTCCCTTTATGAAGCGGTACTCCGGCGCCTTTCTTAAAAAATATCCCCACCTGAAGGGAAAGGACATCGAGATCACGAAAAAGGCGTGTGAAAAATTTTCCACCATGCCGGTGTCGGTGATGAACTTTCTGGAGGGTACCCGGTTTACCACGGGCAAGCACGCCCGGCAGCAGTCCCCCTACGCCCACCTGCTGCGGCCCAAGGCCGGCGGTATCGCCTTTGTTCTTGCCTCCATGGGAGGATCGTTAAAAAGCATCGTCAACGTGACCATTGCCTACCCACCCGGCCCCAAAAGTTTCTGGGACTTTGTTTGCGGACGGATTTCACGGATACGGGTGCACGTGGAAACCATTCCCATCACCGCAAACCTGATCGGCGACTATTTTGAAGACGAGGCCTTTCGGAACCGTTTTCAGGTCTGGGTCAACGACCTGTGGGAGGCAAAGGAAAAGCAGATTCAGCAGCTCCACGGTGAGTATCCGCTCAACTGA
- a CDS encoding CoB--CoM heterodisulfide reductase iron-sulfur subunit B family protein has translation MELAYYPGCSLKQSSALYDHQTRLVFDRLGVQLKEIEDWNCCGATSAGKTDDFLAMAMPARNLGIAARSGLAEMVIPCSACYSRTLVAQHYLEAHPNLKDEINAGVAKPVNGPVKISSILEVLLSLHDSGTLAGTLAYKPKALKPVCYYGCMLTRFPFSVPVPDDIENPQGMERILEALGIHPIDWNCKTSCCGASAAVTDPAVAYALMAKILSDALARNANCLVTTCPMCQMNLDAYQDAVCQAHNISERLPVFFITEVVGMAMGLDTKQLEIEKHFINGTDLFKELEPYESEQ, from the coding sequence ATGGAACTAGCCTACTACCCGGGGTGTTCGCTGAAACAATCCTCCGCGCTTTATGATCATCAGACCCGGCTTGTTTTCGACAGGCTCGGGGTGCAGCTCAAAGAGATTGAAGACTGGAACTGCTGCGGCGCCACATCGGCCGGGAAAACCGACGACTTCCTGGCCATGGCCATGCCGGCCCGGAACCTGGGTATTGCGGCCCGGTCCGGCCTGGCCGAGATGGTCATTCCCTGTTCAGCCTGCTACTCACGAACCCTGGTGGCCCAGCACTATCTGGAGGCCCATCCCAATTTGAAGGATGAGATCAACGCCGGGGTTGCAAAGCCCGTCAACGGGCCGGTCAAAATCTCCTCCATCCTGGAGGTGCTCCTCTCCCTTCACGATTCCGGGACCCTTGCCGGCACACTGGCATACAAGCCCAAGGCCCTCAAGCCGGTGTGCTACTACGGCTGCATGCTGACCCGGTTCCCCTTTTCCGTGCCCGTGCCCGACGACATTGAAAACCCCCAGGGCATGGAACGGATCCTGGAGGCCCTGGGGATCCATCCCATTGACTGGAACTGCAAAACCAGCTGCTGCGGGGCCTCCGCCGCTGTTACCGATCCGGCGGTGGCCTACGCCCTGATGGCCAAAATCCTTTCAGACGCCCTGGCCCGCAACGCCAACTGCCTGGTCACCACCTGCCCCATGTGCCAGATGAACCTGGACGCCTACCAGGATGCGGTCTGCCAGGCCCACAACATTTCCGAACGGCTGCCGGTCTTTTTCATCACGGAAGTGGTGGGCATGGCCATGGGCCTGGACACAAAACAGCTGGAGATCGAAAAGCATTTTATAAACGGAACAGATCTTTTCAAGGAGCTGGAGCCATATGAGTCAGAACAGTAA
- the tmk gene encoding dTMP kinase, translated as MFITLEGIEGAGKTTQLPRLVDFLEQHGHTCVVTREPGGTGMGQKIRSLLLDPDNSDMSPETELFLYAADRAQHVRRLIEPALAEGKTVVCDRFADATEVYQGWARGLDMELVQVLNRVATGGRKPDITLLFDLPPEAGLKRAWQRIARNGKEAADCRFENEKMAFHERVRHGYLDLARREPERFVVIDALGPAAEVAGRMIAALERVPDINRP; from the coding sequence GTGTTTATCACGCTTGAAGGTATCGAAGGGGCCGGCAAAACCACCCAGCTTCCCCGCCTGGTCGATTTTCTGGAACAGCACGGACATACCTGTGTAGTCACCCGGGAACCGGGGGGCACCGGCATGGGGCAAAAGATCCGGTCCCTGCTGCTGGATCCGGACAACAGTGATATGTCGCCGGAGACCGAGTTGTTTCTTTACGCGGCGGACCGTGCCCAGCATGTGCGCCGGCTGATCGAACCGGCCCTGGCCGAGGGAAAAACCGTGGTGTGTGACCGGTTTGCCGACGCCACCGAGGTTTACCAGGGGTGGGCCCGGGGCCTTGACATGGAGCTGGTCCAGGTGTTGAACCGGGTCGCCACCGGGGGCCGGAAACCCGACATCACCCTTCTGTTTGACCTGCCGCCGGAGGCAGGCCTGAAAAGGGCCTGGCAGCGCATTGCGCGGAACGGCAAGGAGGCGGCCGACTGCCGGTTTGAAAATGAAAAGATGGCCTTTCATGAGCGGGTGCGGCATGGCTACCTGGACCTGGCCCGGCGGGAACCGGAGCGGTTTGTGGTGATCGACGCGCTCGGGCCGGCGGCCGAAGTGGCCGGCCGGATGATCGCGGCCCTGGAACGGGTGCCGGATATCAATCGCCCGTGA
- a CDS encoding ferredoxin, with protein sequence MAWQVTVDEDKCKACEECVDNCPVEVFEMVDGKANPVNMDECLGCETCVEVCEENAITVEEI encoded by the coding sequence ATGGCTTGGCAAGTGACTGTGGATGAGGACAAGTGCAAGGCGTGCGAAGAGTGCGTGGACAACTGCCCGGTGGAAGTGTTTGAGATGGTGGATGGCAAGGCCAATCCTGTCAACATGGACGAGTGCCTGGGTTGCGAGACCTGCGTTGAGGTGTGTGAAGAAAACGCCATCACCGTGGAAGAGATATAG
- the surE gene encoding 5'/3'-nucleotidase SurE, giving the protein MNIVLTNDDGIDAEGLLALYRVFSRDHRVVVVAPEAERSAVGHGISLHQPLRVNQRNHPAGGEWYAVSGTPADCVKLGILALLDPRPDLVISGINAGLNHGAYMHYSGTVAAAREACVYGVPSIAVSMDGYPPAYFDEGASLTQTLVERLAEMEMPANTFLNVNMPDLPRERITGICFCSQDVLPPGDRVDMRNDPRGLAYYWYAYDNTHGDGTGDTDRAMLRNGTVSITPVTCDGTHYGVLERLKQFSLDL; this is encoded by the coding sequence ATGAATATCGTATTAACCAACGACGACGGCATTGATGCCGAAGGGCTGCTGGCCCTTTACCGGGTCTTTTCCAGAGACCACCGGGTGGTGGTGGTGGCGCCGGAGGCGGAGCGCAGCGCCGTGGGCCACGGCATCAGCCTGCACCAGCCCCTGCGGGTCAATCAGCGAAACCACCCGGCCGGAGGCGAGTGGTACGCGGTGTCCGGCACGCCGGCGGACTGCGTCAAGCTGGGTATTCTGGCCCTGCTTGACCCCCGGCCCGACCTGGTCATTTCCGGCATCAACGCGGGGCTGAACCACGGGGCCTACATGCACTATTCCGGCACCGTGGCCGCGGCCCGGGAGGCGTGCGTGTACGGTGTGCCGTCCATAGCAGTTTCCATGGACGGTTATCCACCGGCCTATTTTGATGAAGGCGCCTCCCTCACCCAGACCCTGGTGGAGCGTCTTGCCGAAATGGAGATGCCGGCCAATACCTTTTTAAACGTCAACATGCCCGACCTGCCGAGAGAACGGATTACCGGTATCTGCTTCTGCAGTCAGGACGTGCTGCCCCCGGGCGACCGGGTGGACATGCGAAATGACCCCCGGGGCCTGGCCTACTACTGGTATGCCTATGACAACACCCACGGCGATGGAACCGGGGATACCGACCGGGCCATGCTGCGCAACGGCACGGTTTCCATCACTCCGGTCACCTGTGACGGCACCCATTACGGGGTTCTGGAGCGGCTGAAACAGTTTAGCCTGGATCTGTGA
- a CDS encoding FAD-dependent oxidoreductase, whose protein sequence is MSQNSKPSGSVMIVGGGIGGMQAALDLADSGFKVHMVQKDSSLGGTMVMLDKTFPTGDCSMCMISPKMVEIGRHPNIEIHTLAEVTAIDGEPGRFTATVKLLPRYVDPDKCTGCGICEKKCPKLVTSEFEQGLTKRKAIYSLLAQAVPNTRVIDYDNCLYFQRGRCKACEKFCTAGAINFEDTGKEISLTVGAVILSPGLARHSAARHPELGFGRWPNVVSSVQFERILSASGPFSGQILRPGDKKHPHKIAWIQCVGSRDTNHGNPWCSSVCCMYATKQAVIAREHDASVQPTIFYMEMRAFGKDFDKYVDRAKNQYGVRYHRAMVSAVHEDADTGNLVLRYAEMDGTITEETFDMVVLSIGLEPHADALEFAKTFNIESNRHGFAATTPFAPVDTTRPGVFVTGTFQGPKDIPETVIQGSAVAGKAMALLGEARGTEITEKALPPETDTTGAEARIGVLVCHCGINISQTVDIPAVVETAKTLPNVVFADDLMYACSQDSQEAIKALVQEHNLNRVVVASCTPRTHQPLFQETIRDAGLNKYLFELADIREQCSWCHMGQNEPATKKAIDIVKMTVAKVKLFEAIHTDSVPVTPAAMIIGGGIAGMTAALALGDQGYEVHIVEKTSALGGLVKNVYRTLDGRDVQSFLTDCIQKVEQHPKVTVHTGTDIKKTDGFVGNFVTTLSDGAAISHGAIIVATGGVEYAPVEYEYGNSSSIVTQRELEKRLETETFSPTAAFAMIQCVGSREEPFNYCSRICCQDAIKNAIAIKKKYPKAGVTIFYRDIRTYGLREDYYQEARSLGVLFVRFEPENKPEVRVDGDRVTVTAFDFLANRPVTVKADVLALSTGLRPHPSTEEVGRRYKLTCNPDGYFLEAHVKLRPVDFPSEGLFVAGLAHAPKNLDETVSQALAASGRAGVLLSHDRLSVSGIISKHNRDICMSCLACFRVCPFDSPFIDEEGHISHNEVKCMGCGICAGVCPAKAFQVNNFRDDQIIAMIDAIS, encoded by the coding sequence ATGAGTCAGAACAGTAAGCCATCCGGTTCGGTGATGATCGTCGGCGGCGGTATCGGCGGCATGCAAGCGGCCTTGGACCTTGCCGACAGCGGGTTCAAGGTGCACATGGTGCAGAAGGATTCCTCCCTGGGCGGCACCATGGTCATGCTGGACAAAACCTTTCCCACCGGCGACTGCTCCATGTGCATGATCTCCCCCAAGATGGTGGAGATCGGCCGCCACCCCAACATCGAGATTCACACCCTGGCCGAGGTGACGGCCATTGACGGCGAACCGGGCCGCTTTACCGCCACCGTGAAGCTGCTGCCCCGGTACGTGGACCCCGACAAATGCACGGGATGCGGCATCTGCGAGAAGAAATGCCCCAAGCTGGTGACCAGCGAGTTTGAACAGGGCCTGACCAAGCGCAAGGCAATCTACTCCCTGCTGGCCCAGGCCGTGCCCAACACCCGGGTCATTGATTACGACAACTGCCTCTATTTTCAGCGGGGCCGGTGCAAGGCCTGCGAAAAATTCTGCACCGCCGGCGCCATCAATTTTGAAGACACGGGAAAAGAGATCTCCCTTACCGTGGGCGCGGTGATCCTGTCGCCGGGCCTGGCCCGCCACAGCGCGGCCCGCCACCCGGAGCTGGGCTTCGGCCGGTGGCCCAACGTGGTCTCATCGGTCCAGTTCGAACGAATCCTGTCGGCCTCGGGCCCCTTTTCCGGCCAGATCCTCCGGCCCGGCGACAAGAAGCACCCCCACAAGATCGCCTGGATCCAGTGCGTGGGGTCCCGGGACACCAACCACGGCAACCCCTGGTGCTCATCGGTCTGCTGCATGTACGCCACCAAGCAGGCCGTCATCGCCCGGGAGCACGACGCCTCTGTGCAGCCCACCATCTTTTACATGGAGATGCGGGCCTTTGGAAAAGACTTTGACAAGTACGTGGACCGGGCCAAAAACCAGTACGGGGTGCGGTACCACCGGGCCATGGTATCGGCGGTCCATGAAGATGCGGACACCGGCAACCTGGTGCTGCGGTACGCGGAGATGGACGGCACCATAACGGAAGAGACCTTTGACATGGTGGTGCTCTCCATAGGCCTGGAGCCCCACGCCGACGCCCTTGAGTTTGCGAAAACCTTCAATATCGAATCCAACAGACACGGGTTTGCGGCAACCACCCCCTTTGCGCCGGTGGACACCACCCGGCCGGGGGTGTTTGTCACCGGCACCTTTCAGGGGCCCAAGGACATTCCGGAAACCGTCATCCAGGGCAGCGCCGTGGCCGGAAAGGCCATGGCCCTGCTGGGTGAGGCCCGGGGCACGGAGATCACGGAAAAAGCCCTGCCCCCGGAAACCGACACCACCGGGGCCGAGGCCCGCATCGGCGTGCTGGTATGCCACTGCGGTATCAACATCTCCCAGACCGTGGATATTCCCGCCGTGGTGGAAACGGCCAAAACCCTGCCCAACGTGGTGTTTGCCGATGACCTGATGTACGCCTGCTCCCAGGACAGCCAGGAAGCCATTAAAGCCCTGGTCCAGGAGCACAACCTCAACCGCGTGGTGGTGGCCTCCTGTACGCCAAGAACCCACCAGCCCCTGTTCCAGGAGACCATTCGGGACGCGGGCTTAAACAAGTACCTGTTTGAGCTGGCCGACATTCGGGAGCAGTGCTCCTGGTGCCACATGGGCCAGAATGAGCCGGCCACGAAAAAGGCCATCGACATCGTCAAAATGACGGTGGCCAAGGTCAAACTGTTCGAGGCCATTCACACTGACTCGGTGCCGGTCACGCCGGCGGCCATGATCATCGGCGGCGGCATCGCCGGCATGACCGCGGCCCTGGCCCTGGGAGACCAGGGCTACGAGGTGCATATCGTTGAAAAAACCAGCGCCCTGGGCGGGCTGGTCAAAAACGTTTACCGGACCCTGGACGGCCGCGACGTTCAGTCCTTTCTGACCGACTGCATTCAAAAGGTCGAGCAGCACCCGAAAGTCACCGTCCATACCGGAACAGACATCAAAAAAACCGACGGGTTTGTGGGCAACTTTGTCACCACCCTTTCCGATGGCGCTGCCATTTCCCACGGCGCCATCATCGTGGCCACCGGCGGTGTGGAGTATGCGCCGGTCGAATATGAATACGGCAACAGCAGTTCCATTGTGACCCAGCGGGAACTGGAAAAACGACTGGAGACCGAAACCTTTTCGCCGACGGCCGCCTTTGCCATGATCCAGTGCGTGGGGTCCAGGGAGGAACCGTTCAACTACTGTTCCCGTATCTGCTGCCAGGACGCCATTAAAAACGCCATTGCCATCAAGAAAAAATACCCCAAAGCCGGGGTCACCATTTTCTACCGGGACATTCGCACCTACGGCCTGCGGGAGGATTATTACCAGGAAGCAAGAAGCCTGGGCGTGCTGTTTGTCCGGTTTGAGCCGGAAAACAAACCCGAGGTGCGCGTCGACGGCGACAGAGTGACGGTCACCGCCTTTGATTTTCTGGCCAACCGGCCGGTCACGGTGAAGGCCGATGTGCTGGCCCTGTCCACCGGCCTGCGACCCCATCCCTCCACCGAGGAGGTGGGCCGACGGTACAAATTGACCTGCAACCCGGACGGCTATTTTCTTGAGGCCCATGTCAAGCTCCGGCCCGTGGACTTCCCCAGCGAGGGACTTTTTGTGGCCGGCCTGGCCCACGCCCCCAAAAACCTGGACGAGACCGTCAGCCAGGCACTGGCCGCCTCGGGCCGGGCCGGGGTCCTGCTCTCCCACGACCGGCTCTCTGTTTCAGGCATCATCTCGAAACACAACCGGGACATCTGCATGTCCTGCCTGGCCTGTTTCCGCGTCTGTCCCTTTGACTCGCCTTTTATCGACGAAGAAGGGCACATCAGCCACAACGAGGTCAAGTGCATGGGCTGCGGCATCTGCGCCGGGGTCTGCCCGGCCAAGGCGTTCCAGGTCAACAACTTCAGGGATGACCAGATTATCGCCATGATCGACGCGATAAGCTGA
- a CDS encoding 3'-5' exoribonuclease YhaM family protein, which produces MKRLFVENLRPGDTVEEVFLLSSKTLARKKDGNPFLRLVLSDKTGTIDAVMWDNVEPADAAVAEGMFVRAAGNVSAYKGTPQLTLTGLGPCDPGQVDAADFLPVTTGDVNAMFRRLLAMTRAMTSPDLKQLLERFWDDDDFVENRFKRAPAAKLMHHAYLGGLLEHTVAVAELALAVADRYGDRLDRDMLLAGAILHDIGKTREFVYDVVIDYSDEGRLLNHMVLGIMMVEERIAQVENFSPERANLVKHLVASHHGTREFGAVEPPKTLEALVLNHIDEVDSKVVGIGTFMDSQDPRQKWTAYHRPMERYFYMGNGKES; this is translated from the coding sequence ATGAAGCGTCTGTTTGTTGAAAATCTTCGACCCGGCGACACTGTGGAAGAGGTGTTTCTGCTCTCGTCCAAGACCCTGGCCCGAAAGAAAGACGGCAATCCGTTTTTGCGGCTGGTGCTGTCCGACAAGACCGGCACCATTGACGCGGTGATGTGGGACAACGTGGAACCCGCCGATGCCGCCGTGGCCGAGGGCATGTTTGTGCGGGCCGCGGGAAATGTTTCCGCCTACAAGGGAACGCCGCAGCTGACCCTGACCGGCCTCGGCCCCTGCGATCCCGGGCAGGTGGATGCCGCTGATTTTCTGCCGGTCACCACCGGCGACGTCAACGCCATGTTCCGGCGCCTGCTGGCCATGACCCGGGCCATGACCAGCCCGGACCTCAAGCAGCTTCTGGAACGGTTCTGGGATGATGACGATTTTGTGGAAAACCGGTTCAAGCGGGCCCCGGCGGCCAAGCTGATGCACCACGCCTACCTGGGCGGGTTGCTGGAACACACCGTGGCCGTGGCGGAACTGGCCCTGGCGGTGGCCGACCGGTACGGCGATCGGCTGGACAGAGACATGCTGCTGGCCGGCGCCATTCTTCACGATATCGGCAAGACCCGGGAGTTTGTCTACGACGTGGTCATCGACTACTCCGACGAGGGACGGCTGCTCAACCACATGGTGCTGGGCATCATGATGGTGGAGGAGAGAATCGCCCAGGTGGAGAACTTCTCCCCGGAGCGGGCCAACCTTGTCAAACACCTGGTGGCCAGCCATCACGGCACCCGGGAGTTCGGCGCGGTGGAACCGCCCAAGACCCTGGAGGCCCTGGTGCTGAACCATATCGACGAGGTGGACTCCAAGGTGGTGGGCATCGGCACCTTCATGGACAGCCAGGATCCCCGCCAGAAGTGGACCGCCTACCATCGGCCCATGGAGCGCTATTTTTACATGGGTAACGGGAAAGAATCTTAG
- a CDS encoding 4Fe-4S dicluster domain-containing protein: MTVSAIEVAPEVASPLITEVMERSGQNLLACYQCRRCAGACSVGDETDFFTPDRLIRAILLGDRQTVLNNELIWKCVSCYTCGIRCPNGIQTGRITETLKKMAKEAHLASPHPRVVHFHDAFVGSGVRWGRVNETEFMAVYEMKNTAADIKKMDFAAVIAEVTRQLKLAVAMFRLGRMHFGFLSAKGRGEIKQLHKKAKTTTH; this comes from the coding sequence ATGACGGTATCCGCCATTGAGGTAGCACCGGAAGTGGCCTCCCCCCTGATCACTGAAGTCATGGAACGTTCCGGGCAGAACCTGCTTGCCTGCTACCAGTGCCGTCGCTGCGCCGGGGCCTGTTCGGTGGGCGACGAGACGGACTTTTTTACCCCGGACCGTCTGATCCGCGCCATTCTTCTCGGGGACCGCCAGACCGTGCTGAACAACGAACTGATCTGGAAATGCGTCTCCTGCTACACCTGCGGTATTCGTTGCCCCAACGGCATTCAGACCGGCCGCATCACCGAGACCCTGAAAAAGATGGCCAAGGAGGCCCACCTGGCATCCCCCCATCCCAGGGTGGTCCATTTCCACGACGCCTTTGTCGGGTCCGGCGTGCGGTGGGGCCGGGTCAACGAGACCGAGTTCATGGCCGTCTACGAGATGAAGAACACCGCCGCCGACATAAAGAAAATGGACTTTGCCGCCGTTATCGCCGAAGTGACCCGGCAGTTGAAGCTGGCCGTGGCCATGTTTCGACTGGGCCGCATGCACTTCGGTTTTCTGTCGGCAAAAGGACGCGGTGAAATAAAACAACTTCACAAGAAAGCGAAAACCACCACGCACTGA
- the cysS gene encoding cysteine--tRNA ligase, whose protein sequence is MDHTLLNKIGNTPLVEIRRLSPNPRVKIFAKLEYMNPGGSIKDRAAVAMIEDGEASGRLTKEKIVLEATSGNTGIGLAMVCAIKGYRLLLAMSERASEERKKILRARGAEILLTPGHLGTDGAIEEVYRLARENPETYFCTDQFNNEANWKAHYTGTAQEIWDQTEGKVDVVVATLGTSGTAMGLSRRLKELKPDIRIVGVEPFLGHKIQGLKNMKESYRPEIFEQKRLDAKPNIEDEAAYEMTRRLAREEGLLVGMSSGAAMHVAAEEARAMEAGIIVVILPDSGERYLSTTLFVEPEKSGVVLFNTLTREKEAFAPLAQGKASIYSCGPTVHARMDLGQCRRMVFADLLCRYLVYRGFEVRHIVNITDFDDRTIEGAQKAGMDLAAFTGTYIDLFKADLKTLRVHPADAYPLASQEAPEMVALVEKLVDRGVAYEKLRSVYFDIASAEGYGGLSNIDTNKIRLGATVDLDEYEKENPRDFTLLKRAKMSELKQGWYLKTRWGNVRPSLHIQCAAISRKYLGDRFDIHTGSRDLVFPHHENEIAIARAATGREPARYWVHCDSVLESDDSVHWKTARTTLEQALDMGFTGRQLRYWLISGHYRKALSFSADRIAAAASALARLDGCVRSLADLAANPSAESARQMEGAEQDVDQLLYDIRQGFVDAMDDDLNVSAALANIFKNVKTVNVMLDQSRLDGPAAEKIQDAFAGIDSVLQVFDFDQTPADDLLPEVKQLMEQREAARKAKDWELADRLRETLRDMGVSVTDEKL, encoded by the coding sequence ATGGACCATACTCTGTTAAACAAGATCGGCAACACTCCTTTGGTGGAGATTCGGCGGCTCTCCCCGAATCCGAGGGTTAAAATTTTTGCCAAGCTGGAGTACATGAACCCCGGCGGATCGATCAAGGACCGGGCCGCTGTTGCCATGATCGAAGACGGTGAAGCCTCCGGCCGCCTGACAAAAGAGAAGATCGTGCTGGAGGCCACCAGCGGCAACACCGGCATCGGACTTGCCATGGTGTGCGCCATCAAGGGGTACCGGCTGCTGTTGGCCATGTCCGAGCGGGCCAGTGAAGAGCGCAAGAAGATTCTGCGGGCCCGGGGAGCCGAGATTCTGCTCACGCCCGGCCATCTGGGAACGGACGGCGCCATTGAAGAGGTCTACCGGCTGGCCCGGGAAAACCCGGAAACCTATTTCTGTACCGACCAGTTCAACAACGAGGCCAACTGGAAGGCCCATTACACCGGCACGGCCCAGGAGATATGGGATCAGACCGAGGGAAAGGTGGACGTGGTGGTGGCCACCCTGGGCACCAGCGGAACAGCCATGGGCCTTTCCCGGCGCCTTAAAGAACTCAAACCGGATATTCGCATCGTGGGGGTGGAACCGTTTCTAGGGCACAAGATTCAGGGGCTCAAAAACATGAAGGAGTCCTACCGCCCGGAAATTTTTGAACAGAAGCGGCTGGACGCCAAACCCAACATCGAGGATGAGGCCGCCTACGAAATGACCCGCCGCCTGGCCAGGGAAGAAGGGCTGCTGGTGGGCATGAGCAGCGGGGCCGCCATGCACGTTGCCGCAGAAGAGGCCCGGGCCATGGAAGCCGGCATCATCGTGGTGATCCTGCCGGACAGCGGCGAGCGTTATCTTTCCACCACGCTGTTTGTGGAGCCCGAGAAGAGCGGTGTGGTGCTGTTCAACACCCTGACCCGGGAAAAGGAGGCGTTTGCGCCCCTGGCGCAGGGAAAGGCCTCCATCTATTCCTGCGGCCCCACGGTCCACGCCCGCATGGACCTGGGCCAGTGCCGTCGCATGGTGTTTGCCGATCTGCTTTGCCGTTACCTGGTCTACAGGGGATTCGAGGTCCGGCATATTGTCAATATTACCGATTTTGACGACAGGACCATAGAGGGCGCCCAGAAGGCGGGCATGGACCTGGCCGCGTTTACCGGCACCTACATCGATCTTTTTAAAGCGGATCTCAAGACCCTGCGGGTCCATCCGGCCGACGCCTATCCCCTGGCCAGCCAGGAGGCGCCGGAGATGGTGGCCCTGGTCGAAAAGCTGGTGGACCGAGGCGTGGCCTATGAAAAACTGCGGTCGGTCTATTTTGATATTGCCAGCGCCGAAGGGTATGGCGGGCTTTCCAACATAGACACCAACAAAATTCGGCTGGGCGCCACAGTGGACCTGGACGAATATGAAAAGGAGAACCCCCGGGACTTTACCCTGCTCAAGCGGGCCAAGATGTCCGAGCTCAAGCAAGGATGGTATCTGAAGACCCGTTGGGGCAATGTGCGGCCGTCGTTGCACATTCAATGCGCCGCCATTTCCAGAAAATACCTGGGGGACCGGTTTGATATTCATACCGGCAGCCGGGATCTGGTGTTTCCCCACCATGAAAACGAGATTGCCATTGCCCGGGCCGCCACCGGCCGGGAGCCGGCCCGTTATTGGGTTCACTGCGACAGCGTGCTGGAGTCGGACGACAGTGTGCACTGGAAGACGGCCCGCACCACCCTAGAGCAGGCCCTGGACATGGGGTTTACCGGTCGCCAGCTGCGGTACTGGCTGATTTCCGGCCATTACCGGAAGGCCCTTTCTTTTTCCGCCGATCGTATTGCGGCCGCGGCATCGGCCCTGGCCCGGCTGGACGGCTGCGTCCGGTCGCTGGCCGACCTGGCGGCGAACCCGTCCGCGGAAAGTGCCCGGCAAATGGAAGGCGCGGAACAGGATGTGGACCAGCTGCTCTATGATATCCGGCAGGGATTTGTCGACGCCATGGACGATGACCTGAATGTGTCGGCGGCCCTGGCCAACATTTTTAAAAATGTGAAAACCGTCAACGTGATGCTGGACCAGTCGCGCCTGGACGGCCCGGCCGCGGAAAAGATACAGGACGCCTTTGCCGGCATCGATAGCGTGCTGCAGGTGTTTGATTTTGACCAGACCCCGGCCGACGATCTTTTGCCCGAAGTAAAACAGCTGATGGAACAGCGGGAAGCGGCCCGGAAAGCAAAGGACTGGGAACTGGCGGACCGCCTGCGGGAGACGTTGCGCGACATGGGCGTTTCCGTGACCGATGAAAAGTTGTAA